In a single window of the Metopolophium dirhodum isolate CAU chromosome 2, ASM1992520v1, whole genome shotgun sequence genome:
- the LOC132938447 gene encoding LOW QUALITY PROTEIN: uncharacterized protein LOC132938447 (The sequence of the model RefSeq protein was modified relative to this genomic sequence to represent the inferred CDS: deleted 1 base in 1 codon) produces MAFFFCASPGSATEQLMTQGAFKIRSGQVGTPIVQNSDPNHRSTIVGGSNGNGITAAATATATGFEMYSFFASTATAASGTGTISVAPSCGGAPLPPHSVGAQAHFTGIQSAAAVTHQQQHQQQQHHLHHHLLPLHHLNQQQQQQQQQQQQQQQHQQQQSVSAAINCSVVRAIAAASSTQPSIVAVSSAQQSSTVVAGTSAAGKMKEMPKLVKLAPNGSADRSPLLESKKRKRPIGKSHALITSKPLTIVAPTPIATTRNEDSVNSTKYTTYASQNNPSLVLKKKDSTVQCSQTTTIKTGVSGNIPVGIAVARQRYTQSSSNTEVQRQRETTTTVSMPEVVHQSPMQTMVLSYNDCSMTTGSTAGINRWPSSGSCNIPQNTIGSQWSFQNTTLRAPALEQQTVQPVGYQLVQDQSGQYFLLPQNSIAGLMTMPYDYCKSETQNHHQPNQGYTLIQQPQQQMATISPIINHHPQYTSIASSGSYLIQQVSSSTPPALINTHHQLTDNSTHQQPLIQLTSPENQMIIFNQQQSAIVAQPLISHLQPPHSGLTIATQMQSGCQNQINDIQTVSESVTVQTKLVQQSITEKSTISRHTEENVSISLDYCNTTISEPEKDLKQDFSAPEQLLESEAIVSHDASNQTDLQTEDETYHPLTEESKEPNFTESAQDCTDNGQPLTDGATQTSVLSIAENSNTPDITGLELLLNSIEQFEKRNSSEQLDIYHNQEVVVNTLEEENVQTIDTNVNTVEETEEKGVNKIDLLLLAEQFLETEKSSETSEQDTVSKSYSNNNNLTEENECSYEFEENTTKPLEVTMNKNGTKKVYTKKSFSQTSDIFQSVDKLKVNSKLDTIKKLPNYSKDKVLNRKVSESSLSSSGQVKRGPGRPKKVLKCDEGNNNNSNNEDIKEKRLKLDCSSKAKHKTSSSSSSDLSPPVLEPWIPFSPRKDSTHTPPTLSPVSSMAKLSDVQKLSDDAKVYQKKIVKKRCTSSIISEDEFIPPLKKRKVGRPRKIQNPFDEVIKKHLSLTPKKEKPVSISSGLLSRVSTIKINNIETPSSGQYKIKPKLKAEVKIKHWDVEDEDDEIQDQDDILAMPEYVCKKRRIADALHRMSPCTVNKPAVIPKKRKFSNVSLDSVESLDDTVSLPQRDTSYNSVPVRSQTSESSDISLEQTNEERDSSTTVELAERQCIPVSPSRPDVEITTVDDDHERRRLKKKRKHRKHKHSHDESRTKHKHKHHKKHHKKHKRHRDSELSVSEPPTLSPQTLIEDTIEEDDDDDDNDDDKSKENDSSEVESSDVPTFLSDQQIWKWSGDSYKRPGRGGNKKTFYRSISRGDETISIGDCAVFLSSGQLDRPFIGKVNCMWETNQEKMQVKVFWFYHPEETASNFTGNLPYPGALFKSPHNDINDVQSIMNGCQVVSIEEFSSTIEKDAKRLENIYVNNDLFYLAGDYEPVMKMINFSDGVVLKTK; encoded by the exons ACCGGAGCACCATCGTCGGCGGTTCAAACGGCAACGGCATAACAGCAGCGGCCACCGCCACGGCCACCGGGTTCGAGATGTATTCATTTTTCGCCAGCACGGCGACCGCCGCCTCGGGCACCGGAACCATTTCGGTGGCGCCCTCGTGCGGCGGCGCCCCGCTGCCGCCGCATTCTGTCGGCGCGCAGGCGCACTTTACCGGCATCCAGTCGGCCGCTGCCGTCACGCACCAGCAGCAgcaccaacaacaacaacaccacctccaccaccaccTCCTCCCACTACACCATCTCAatcagcagcaacagcaacagcagcagcagcagcagcaacaacaacaacaccagCAGCAGCAGTCGGTCTCCGCGGCCATCAATTGTTCCGTGGTGCGCGCTATCGCCGCCGCTTCGTCGACGCAGCCGTCGATCGTAGCCGTTTCGTCCGCACAACAATCATCGACCGTTGTCGCCGGGACGTCCGCCGCTGGCAAAA TGAAAGAAATGCCGAAATTGGTGAAACTTGCGCCCAATGGATCGGCGGACCGGTCGCCACTACTAGAGTCCAAAAAGCGAAAAAGGCCGATTGGGAAAAGCCACGCTTTGATCACCAGTAAACCATTGACAATAG TTGCTCCCACTCCGATTGCAACAACCCGAAACGAAGACTCTGTTAATTCGACCAAATATACAACGTATGCGTCGCAGAACAATCCGTCACTGGTTTTGAAGAAAAAAGATTCCACTGTCCAATGCAGTCAAACGACAACCATCAAAA CTGGCGTCAGTGGAAATATACCGGTGGGCATAGCTGTTGCCAGACAAAGGTATACTCAAAGTTCTTCCAACACGGAGGTTCAAAGGCAACGAGAGACCACTACGACGGTATCGATGCCCGAAGTCGTTCATCAGTCACCGATGCAGACAATGG TTTTGTCCTATAACGATTGTTCCATGACGACTGGGTCAACAGCAGGTATTAACCGATGGCCATCGTCTGGGAGCTGCAATATTCCTCAAAACACTATCGGAAGTCAATGGAGTTTTCAAAACACTACGTTAAGAG cTCCTGCTTTGGAACAGCAGACCGTGCAGCCAGTTGGATATCAACTAGTCCAAGACCAATCTGGCCAATATTTTCTTTTGCCTCAAAACTCTATTGCCG gtttaATGACTATGCCATATGATTATTGCAAGTCTGAAACACAGAATCACCATCAACCCAATCAAGGTTATACTCTGATCCAACAACCACAGCAACAGATGGCTACTATATCACCTATCATAAACCACCATCCACAGTATACGTCTATTGCAAGTTcgg GTTCATACCTAATTCAACAAGTCAGCTCTTCCACTCCACCGGCCCTCATAAACACTCACCATCAACTAACCGACAACAGTACGCATCAACAACCGTTAATACAGTTGACGTCACCGGAAAATCAGATGATTATTTTCAACCAACAACAGTCAGCTATTGTGGCTCAACCACTAATTAGTCATCTTCAACCGCCACACTCAGGACTGACTATTGCAACTCAAATGCAATCTGGATGTCAAAACCAAATCAATGACATACAAACAGTATCTGAGTCTGTAACTGTCCAAACCAAATTAGTACAGCAGTCTATTACTGAGAAGAGTACAATTTCAAGACACACGGAAGAAAATGTGTCAATTTCGTTGGACTATTGTAACACTACCATCAGTGAACCTGAAAAAGACTTAAAACAAGATTTTTCAGCACCAGAACAACTTTTGGAATCTGAAGCGATCGTATCACATGACGCCAGCAATCAAACAGATCTTCAAACTGAAGATGAAACTTATCATCCATTGACTGAAGAGAGTAAAGAACCCAATTTCACTGAGAGTGCACAAGACTGCACGGATAATGGCCAGCCTTTGACTGATGGTGCTACCCAGACTTCTGTATTATCTATAGCTGAGAATTCTAATACACCAGATATTACTGGATTAGAGCTATTGCTGAATAGTATTGAACAGTTTGAAAAACGCAACTCTAGTGAACAATTAGATATTTATCATAACCAAGAAGTTGTAGTTAATACTTTGGAGGAggaaaatgtacaaacaatagATACCAATGTAAATACTGTAGAGGAAACAGAAGAAAAAGGCGTTAACAAGATTGATTTGCTTTTGTTGGCTGAACAGTTTTTGGAAACTGAAAAATCCAGCGAGACTTCTGAACAAGACACTGTCAGTAAGAGTTactcaaacaataataatttaactg agGAAAATGAATGCAGTTATGAGTTTGAAGAAAATACTACTAAACCACTTGAGGTGACAATGAATAAAAATGGCACTAAAAAAGTATAcaccaaaaaatcattttctcAGACTAGCGATATTTTCCAGTCTGTTGACAAATTGaaagttaattcaaaattagATACAATAAAAAAGTTACCTAATTACTCTAAAGACAAAGTTCTGAATCGAAAAGTATCTGAATCAAGTTTGTCATCATCTGGTCAAGTAAAACGTGGACCAGGTCGTCCGAAAAAGGTATTGAAATGTGACGAaggaaataataacaatagtaataatgaagatattaaagaaaaacggttGAAGTTGGATTGTAGTTCAAAAGCCAAACACAAGACTTCTAGTTCCTCATCTTCAGATCTCTCTCCTCCTGTGTTGGAACCATGGATTCCTTTTTCACCTAGAAAGGATTCTACACATACCCCACCTACATTATCGCCAGTCTCATCAATGGCTAAATTGTCTGATGTTCAAAAATTATCAGATGATGCTaaggtctatcagaaaaaaattgtcaaaaaacgCTGTACATCATCAATT attagTGAGGATGAATTTATACCACCCTTGAAGAAACGAAAAGTCGGACGACCAAgaaaaatccaaaatcctttTGATGAAGTCATTAAAAAACATCTGTCTCTAACTCCAAAGAAAGAAAAACCAGTTTCTATATCGTCAGGCTTGTTAAGCAGGGtttcaacaataaaaattaacaatatagaGACACCGTCTTCTGgccaatacaaaataaaacccAAGTTAAAAGCTGAAGTTaaa ATTAAACATTGGGATGTGGAAGATGAAGATGACGAGATCCAAGACCAAGACGACATACTAGCAATGCCAgaatatgtatgtaaaaaacGCCGAATAGCTGATGCATTGCATAGAATg TCTCCATGTACTGTCAATAAACCAGCAGTGATCCCTAAGAAAAGAAAGTTTTCAAATGTATCGTTAGACAGTGTAGAAAGTTTAGACGATACTGTTTCACTTCCACAAAGAGACACATCATATAACTCTGTTCCCGTGAGAAGCCAGACTTCAGAGTCGTCTGACATTTCTCTTGAACAAACTAATGAAG AACGGGATAGTTCTACTACGGTCGAACTCGCTGAACGACAATGCATACCCGTCAGTCCGAGTCGACCGGATGTAGAAATAACTACCGTCGAT GATGATCATGAAAGAAGAAGACTGAAAAAGAAACGCAAACATAGAAAACACAAGCACAGTCACGACGAATCAAGAACTAAACATAAACACAAACACCACAAAAAACATCACAAAAAGCATAAGCGACATCGAGATTCTGAGCTTTCTGTATCCGAACCACCCACTCTGTCACCTCAAACACTTATTGAAGACACCATTGAAGaggatgatgacgatgatgacaATGATGATGACAAATCCAAAGAA aatgACTCCAGTGAAGTGGAAAGCAGTGACGTACCAACATTTTTGTCTGACCAGCAAATATGGAAATGGTCAGGTGACAGTTATAAGCGTCCAGGTCGTGGTGGAAATAAGAAGACCTTTTATAGGTCCATCAGTAGAGGAGACGAAACCATAAGT ATTGGTGACTGTGCTGTGTTTCTATCTTCTGGTCAATTAGATCGACCTTTTATCGGTAAAGTTAACTGTATGTGGGAGACGAACCAGGAA AAAATGCAAGTAAAAGTATTTTGGTTCTATCACCCTGAAGAGACGGCTAGTAACTTTACTGGAAACCTACCATACCCG GGAGCTTTGTTCAAATCACCTCATAATGACATTAATGATGTACAAAGCATTATGAATGGGTGTCAAGTGGTATCAATAGAAGAGTTCAGTTCAACCATTGAAAAGGATGCTAAACGGCTAgagaatatttatgttaataatgatCTGTTCTATTTAGCCGGGGATTATGAGCCAGTCATGAAAATGATTAACTTCAGTGATGGCGTAGTGTTGAAAACCAAGTGA